A single region of the Streptomyces vilmorinianum genome encodes:
- a CDS encoding sensor histidine kinase, whose product MRTRLVVSAVALIAVVAAVIGTVTTIAYRSYLYDQADTQLRNVSHRAGGPPAPLPGFDSRAPREPLDFVIGPGAPLGTVGAVVVDGTLGSAGLSAQAEQGSYGPMYEVGGLDAAQREALAAAPRDGVPHTVELPGLGDYRIEYASGINGDYLVGIPLSDVQESLSTLILVEVSVTGAGLVAASLAGGALVGIALRPLRRVAATATQVSELPLHSGEVSLHHRVPEADPRTEVGQVGAAINRMLDHVHSALHARQQSETRVRRFVADASHELRTPLASIRGYAELTRRGREECGPDTRHALGRIESEATRMTGLVEDLLLLARLDAGRPLSYESTDLAPLVVDALSDSRAAGPEHVWRLELPEEPATVRADSARLHQVLVNLLANARTHTPPGTTVTARVAADDRHACVEIEDDGPGIPPELLPSVFERFARGDASRSRHAGSTGLGLAIVHAVTTAHGGDVSVTSTPGRTVFVVRLPRSPVDIDSQAGHRLITQP is encoded by the coding sequence CTGCGGACGCGGCTCGTCGTCTCCGCCGTCGCGCTGATCGCCGTCGTCGCCGCCGTGATCGGGACGGTGACGACGATCGCTTACCGCTCCTATCTGTACGACCAGGCCGACACGCAGCTGCGGAACGTCTCGCACCGGGCCGGCGGCCCGCCGGCCCCGCTGCCCGGCTTCGACTCCCGCGCGCCCCGCGAGCCGCTGGACTTCGTCATCGGACCCGGCGCACCGCTCGGCACCGTCGGCGCGGTCGTCGTGGACGGCACGCTCGGCTCGGCGGGGCTCTCCGCGCAGGCCGAGCAGGGTTCGTACGGACCGATGTACGAGGTCGGCGGCCTCGACGCGGCGCAGCGCGAAGCCCTCGCCGCCGCCCCGCGCGACGGCGTTCCGCACACGGTCGAGCTGCCGGGGCTCGGCGACTACCGGATCGAGTACGCCTCCGGGATCAACGGGGACTATCTCGTCGGCATCCCGCTCTCCGACGTCCAGGAGAGCCTCTCCACCCTGATCCTCGTCGAGGTGAGCGTCACGGGCGCGGGTCTGGTCGCCGCCTCGCTCGCCGGCGGCGCGCTGGTCGGGATCGCGCTCCGCCCGCTGCGGCGGGTCGCGGCGACCGCCACCCAGGTCTCCGAACTGCCGCTGCACAGCGGTGAGGTGTCCCTCCACCACCGGGTCCCGGAGGCGGATCCGCGGACCGAGGTCGGGCAGGTCGGCGCCGCCATCAACCGGATGCTCGACCATGTCCACTCCGCGCTCCACGCCCGCCAGCAGAGCGAGACACGGGTGCGGCGGTTCGTGGCGGACGCCAGCCACGAGCTGCGGACGCCGCTGGCCTCGATCCGGGGGTACGCGGAGCTGACGCGGCGCGGCCGGGAGGAGTGCGGGCCCGACACGCGGCACGCGCTCGGACGGATCGAGTCCGAGGCGACCCGTATGACGGGGCTGGTGGAGGACCTGCTGCTGCTCGCCCGGCTGGACGCGGGACGCCCGCTCTCGTACGAGAGCACCGATCTCGCGCCCCTGGTGGTGGACGCGCTCTCCGACTCCCGCGCCGCCGGACCCGAGCACGTCTGGCGGCTCGAACTGCCCGAGGAACCCGCGACCGTACGGGCGGACAGCGCCCGCCTCCACCAGGTCCTGGTCAACCTCCTCGCCAACGCACGCACCCACACCCCACCCGGGACGACCGTCACCGCCCGCGTGGCGGCGGACGACCGGCACGCCTGCGTCGAGATCGAGGACGACGGGCCCGGCATCCCGCCCGAGCTCCTGCCCTCCGTCTTCGAGCGGTTCGCGCGGGGAGACGCGTCCCGTTCGCGGCACGCCGGCAGCACGGGTCTCGGCCTCGCCATCGTGCACGCCGTGACCACCGCCCACGGCGGCGACGTGAGCGTCACCAGCACGCCCGGACGGACCGTCTTCGTCGTACGGCTGCCCCGCTCGCCCGTCGACATCGACTCACAGGCGGGGCACAGGCTGATCACACAGCCGTGA
- a CDS encoding BRO-N domain-containing protein, whose amino-acid sequence MDEQYGQYGQKKDAIDIGDFVYAATGARVRRLTMPDGTHWFPAVDVAGNLGYANTRDALRSAVSYENATSLGDLARSVGQADGSCNIAGHRLKRSMRMVNLPGLIQLVNGCTKPEAAPFKAWVADVIATVQRDGSYALEPSPVHPGHVMPQAVVDVIVRLEERNMRLDEEFAERAAEHNTLLRETNRNLSRIADSLERLAVPTQRTGRPAAPLMTPQELLASWQADHLAVTGDVHAVAAYLAPALVRGGARYRLEEIARRTGLAVERVQDCVGLLVERGCMRQTGSAADGARIYLLP is encoded by the coding sequence ATGGACGAGCAGTACGGGCAGTACGGGCAGAAGAAGGACGCGATCGACATCGGCGACTTCGTGTACGCGGCGACAGGCGCGCGCGTGCGGAGGCTGACGATGCCGGACGGGACGCACTGGTTCCCGGCCGTGGATGTGGCGGGGAACCTGGGGTACGCGAACACCCGCGACGCCTTGAGGAGCGCCGTCTCGTACGAGAACGCCACATCCCTCGGCGATCTTGCACGAAGCGTCGGTCAGGCCGACGGTTCGTGCAACATTGCAGGTCACAGGCTCAAGCGATCGATGCGAATGGTGAATCTTCCGGGACTCATCCAGCTTGTCAACGGCTGCACGAAGCCCGAGGCCGCGCCCTTCAAGGCCTGGGTCGCCGACGTCATCGCCACCGTCCAGCGCGACGGTTCCTACGCCCTCGAGCCCTCCCCCGTCCACCCCGGACACGTCATGCCCCAAGCCGTCGTCGACGTCATCGTTCGGCTCGAAGAGCGCAACATGCGGCTCGACGAGGAGTTCGCCGAGCGGGCCGCCGAGCACAACACCCTGTTGCGGGAGACGAACCGGAACCTCTCCCGTATCGCCGACTCCCTCGAACGGCTCGCCGTCCCCACCCAGCGCACCGGCCGCCCCGCCGCGCCCCTCATGACCCCCCAGGAGCTGCTCGCCTCCTGGCAGGCCGATCATCTCGCGGTCACCGGAGACGTGCACGCCGTCGCCGCCTATCTCGCCCCCGCGCTCGTGCGCGGTGGGGCGCGGTATCGGCTGGAGGAGATCGCGCGGCGGACCGGGCTCGCCGTCGAGCGGGTGCAGGACTGTGTGGGGTTGCTGGTCGAGCGGGGGTGCATGCGGCAGACCGGGTCCGCCGCCGACGGGGCGCGGATCTACCTCCTGCCGTGA
- a CDS encoding amidohydrolase family protein gives MSAAETHALVRRLGLPGLIDVHTHFMPQNVLDKVWAYFDAVGPLTGMEWPITYREEEDRRVALLREFGVLAFTSMLYPHKAGMAEWLNSWAAGFAARTPDCLHTATLYPEAGATGYVRRAIDDGVRVFKVHLQVGGFDPNDPLLEAGWGEIADAGVPVVIHCGSGPAPGKFTGPGPVGRLLARHPRLRLIVAHMGMPEYADFLDLAERYEGVHLDTTMAFTDFSERLAPFPAAELPRLRELGDRILFGSDFPNIPYPYVHQLQALERLGLGDDWLRRVLHANAAELFSQGIHR, from the coding sequence TTGAGCGCGGCTGAGACGCACGCACTCGTCCGGCGGCTGGGGCTGCCCGGCCTGATCGACGTCCACACCCACTTCATGCCCCAGAACGTCCTCGACAAGGTCTGGGCCTACTTCGACGCCGTCGGCCCCCTGACCGGTATGGAGTGGCCCATCACCTACCGCGAGGAGGAGGACCGCAGGGTCGCCCTCCTCCGGGAGTTCGGGGTCCTCGCCTTCACCTCGATGCTCTACCCGCACAAGGCCGGCATGGCCGAGTGGCTCAACAGCTGGGCCGCCGGCTTCGCCGCCCGTACGCCCGACTGTCTGCACACCGCCACCCTCTACCCGGAGGCCGGCGCGACCGGATACGTCCGCCGGGCGATCGACGACGGGGTACGCGTCTTCAAGGTGCATCTTCAGGTCGGGGGGTTCGATCCCAACGATCCGTTGCTCGAGGCCGGTTGGGGCGAGATCGCCGACGCCGGCGTGCCCGTCGTCATCCACTGCGGCTCCGGGCCTGCCCCTGGCAAGTTCACCGGGCCCGGGCCCGTCGGGCGGCTGCTCGCCCGCCATCCCCGGCTGCGGCTGATCGTCGCGCACATGGGGATGCCCGAGTACGCCGACTTCCTCGACCTCGCCGAGCGGTACGAAGGCGTCCACCTGGACACCACCATGGCCTTCACCGACTTCAGCGAACGCCTCGCGCCCTTCCCCGCCGCCGAACTCCCGCGGCTGCGGGAGCTGGGAGACCGGATCCTCTTCGGCTCCGACTTCCCGAACATCCCGTACCCGTACGTCCACCAGCTCCAGGCCCTCGAACGGCTCGGGCTCGGGGACGACTGGCTGCGCCGGGTTCTCCATGCCAACGCCGCCGAGCTCTTTTCTCAGGGAATTCACAGGTAA
- a CDS encoding antibiotic biosynthesis monooxygenase family protein: MTPSLVAGLEPPYYTAVFTSIRPDAPEGYAETSARMQEIVKDIPGFLGYESARTPGGIGITVAYFRDLDSLGVWQHNAEHQAAKRHGRAHWYESYSVHIGKVERSYSFERG; this comes from the coding sequence ATGACCCCGAGCCTGGTGGCGGGCCTCGAACCGCCCTACTACACCGCTGTCTTCACCTCGATCCGTCCCGACGCCCCCGAGGGATACGCCGAGACCAGCGCCCGCATGCAGGAGATCGTCAAGGACATCCCCGGCTTCCTCGGGTACGAGTCCGCCCGCACCCCCGGCGGCATCGGCATCACCGTCGCCTACTTCCGCGACCTCGACTCCCTCGGCGTCTGGCAGCACAACGCCGAGCACCAGGCCGCCAAGCGGCACGGGCGCGCACACTGGTACGAGAGCTACAGCGTCCACATCGGCAAGGTCGAGCGGAGTTACAGCTTTGAGCGCGGCTGA
- a CDS encoding DUF2797 domain-containing protein, with the protein MRWSGGVPGLRWEGGRVSTLAYGQRIAFRAVGRRLCPGARGNPCPLAATVPPRATGGQCPECARLDRAHSVAADTIADDPRPYRVYLAWFGPGMTKVGITAEERGDARLLEQGAVAFSWLGRGPLMAARRTEELLRHALKVPDRIPYAQKRAVRHDLPPAAERAREIEELYRRAAGLAGWAETLERVEFRAYDHGGVFRLDGLPALSGTVTELVDDGVVAGRLLAAAGPDLHLLDSEGRCLALDTRVVRGWGLVAVDVGPDTVPVAVPVAVPVTVPVRKAPAESQDGLF; encoded by the coding sequence ATGCGGTGGAGCGGGGGTGTCCCCGGGCTTCGCTGGGAGGGCGGACGGGTGTCCACGCTCGCGTACGGGCAGCGGATCGCCTTCCGCGCCGTCGGCCGGCGGCTGTGCCCCGGCGCCCGCGGGAATCCGTGCCCGCTCGCCGCGACCGTTCCCCCGCGCGCCACCGGCGGGCAGTGCCCCGAGTGCGCGCGCCTCGACCGGGCCCATTCGGTCGCCGCCGACACGATCGCCGACGATCCCCGGCCGTACCGCGTGTACCTCGCCTGGTTCGGGCCCGGGATGACCAAGGTCGGGATCACCGCCGAGGAGCGCGGCGACGCACGGCTCCTGGAGCAGGGGGCCGTCGCCTTCAGCTGGCTCGGGCGCGGGCCGCTCATGGCCGCGCGGCGGACCGAGGAGCTGCTGCGGCACGCCCTGAAGGTGCCCGACCGGATTCCGTACGCCCAGAAGCGCGCCGTACGGCACGACCTGCCCCCGGCCGCCGAACGCGCCCGCGAGATCGAGGAGCTGTACCGGCGGGCCGCCGGTCTGGCCGGCTGGGCGGAGACCCTGGAGAGGGTGGAGTTCCGGGCGTACGACCACGGCGGCGTCTTCCGTCTCGACGGGCTGCCGGCGCTCTCCGGCACCGTCACCGAGCTCGTCGACGACGGTGTCGTCGCCGGCCGGCTGCTCGCCGCCGCCGGGCCCGACCTGCACCTTCTCGACTCCGAAGGGCGCTGTCTCGCCCTCGACACGCGCGTGGTGCGCGGGTGGGGGCTCGTCGCCGTCGACGTCGGCCCGGACACCGTTCCCGTCGCCGTTCCCGTCGCCGTTCCCGTCACCGTTCCCGTACGGAAAGCGCCCGCCGAATCCCAGGACGGGTTGTTCTGA
- a CDS encoding response regulator transcription factor: MTATTKPQGRTDMLRPDGSAVRVLVVDDEASLAELLSMALRYEGWQVTSAGDGAGALRTAREFRPDAVVLDVMLPDMDGLAVLGRLRRELPEVPVLFLTAKDAVEDRIAGLTAGGDDYVTKPFSLEEVVARLRGLIRRSGAAQARSESLLVVGDLTLDEDSHEVTRGGESIHLTATEFELLRYLMRNPRRVLSKAQILDRVWSYDFGGQANVVELYISYLRRKIDAGRSPMIHTRRGAGYLIKPGE, translated from the coding sequence ATGACTGCGACGACCAAGCCCCAGGGGCGCACCGACATGCTCCGGCCCGACGGCTCCGCCGTCCGCGTCCTCGTCGTGGACGACGAGGCCTCCCTCGCCGAGCTGCTCTCCATGGCCCTGCGCTACGAGGGCTGGCAGGTCACCAGCGCGGGCGACGGGGCCGGGGCCCTGCGCACGGCCCGGGAGTTCCGGCCCGACGCCGTGGTCCTCGACGTGATGCTGCCCGACATGGACGGGCTCGCCGTCCTGGGCCGGCTGCGGCGCGAGCTGCCCGAGGTGCCGGTGCTGTTCCTGACCGCCAAGGACGCCGTCGAGGACCGGATCGCCGGGCTCACGGCGGGCGGCGACGACTACGTCACCAAGCCGTTCAGCCTGGAGGAGGTCGTGGCGCGGCTGCGCGGGCTGATCCGTCGTTCCGGCGCGGCGCAGGCGCGCAGCGAGTCGCTGCTCGTCGTCGGGGACCTGACCCTGGACGAGGACAGCCACGAGGTCACCCGCGGCGGCGAGTCGATCCATCTCACCGCGACCGAGTTCGAGCTGCTGCGCTACCTCATGCGCAATCCGCGCCGGGTGCTCAGCAAGGCGCAGATCCTCGACCGGGTGTGGTCGTACGACTTCGGCGGCCAGGCCAATGTCGTCGAGCTCTACATCTCCTACCTGCGGCGGAAGATCGACGCGGGGCGGTCCCCGATGATCCACACGCGGCGCGGGGCCGGCTATCTGATCAAGCCGGGAGAGTAG